A genomic stretch from Candidatus Hydrogenedentota bacterium includes:
- the hemG gene encoding protoporphyrinogen oxidase, producing MTYETKVAVLGGGVTGMCAAHYLCELLGRESVLVLESSDTAGGTTRTDAVDGFRLDWGPNGFLDREPLTLKWVDDLGLTGELVRANEAAAKRLILKNGQLVEIKPPPAFLFSPLLSVRGRLRLLCEPFVAQKTDISPETIWNFAARRIGPEAADTLVSCMVSGVFGGDAKLLSLEHCFPRMAAMEREYGTLFKALMSKRRINKSASAMGPGGVLTTFREGIGFLPRHVAEQIGPRMLYGNGAKRVTRENGEYSIETSAGDTVNARYIVVAMPTHAAAVALANLDPDLCNTLTNIPYADIVVVCTGYSGDQVARDVDGFGFLVPRSEGKRALGCLWTSSIFPHEAPSGGVLLRTMIGGATDPDAVRLSDAELLAIVQREIHPLMQVSGAPQLVRIFRHAPGIPQYLLNHAENLDAIDAAEQRHPGLYFAGNAYRGVGLNDCVVSAVRAVERLAAHDK from the coding sequence ATGACGTACGAAACCAAAGTGGCGGTTCTTGGCGGCGGCGTGACAGGCATGTGCGCCGCGCACTACTTGTGCGAACTGCTCGGCCGGGAATCGGTGCTCGTGCTCGAATCCTCCGACACCGCCGGCGGCACCACACGCACCGACGCCGTCGACGGCTTTCGTCTCGACTGGGGCCCCAACGGGTTTCTCGATCGCGAACCGCTCACCTTGAAGTGGGTCGACGATCTCGGCCTCACCGGCGAATTGGTCCGAGCGAACGAGGCCGCGGCAAAACGGTTAATTCTGAAGAATGGTCAACTCGTCGAAATCAAGCCGCCGCCGGCATTCTTGTTCAGTCCGCTGCTATCCGTGCGCGGCCGCCTACGGCTGCTATGCGAACCGTTTGTCGCGCAGAAAACCGATATCTCGCCCGAGACCATCTGGAACTTCGCCGCGCGCCGCATCGGACCAGAGGCAGCGGACACCCTCGTCTCGTGCATGGTGAGCGGAGTGTTTGGTGGTGACGCCAAACTTCTCTCGCTCGAGCACTGCTTTCCCCGTATGGCCGCGATGGAGCGCGAGTACGGCACGCTCTTCAAAGCCTTGATGAGCAAACGCCGCATCAATAAGAGCGCCAGCGCAATGGGACCGGGAGGCGTGCTGACGACGTTTCGCGAGGGTATCGGATTTCTTCCTCGTCACGTCGCCGAACAAATCGGGCCGCGCATGCTTTACGGTAACGGCGCGAAACGAGTCACGCGCGAGAACGGCGAATACTCCATCGAGACATCCGCCGGCGACACAGTGAACGCGCGTTACATCGTGGTCGCCATGCCAACCCACGCGGCCGCAGTTGCGCTGGCCAATCTCGATCCGGACCTCTGCAATACGCTTACAAACATTCCCTACGCGGATATTGTGGTCGTATGTACCGGGTACTCGGGAGACCAAGTAGCGCGCGATGTTGACGGCTTCGGGTTCCTTGTCCCGCGCAGCGAAGGCAAACGCGCACTCGGTTGTCTATGGACTTCTTCGATCTTCCCTCACGAAGCGCCGAGCGGCGGCGTACTGCTCCGCACGATGATCGGCGGCGCAACCGATCCGGACGCCGTGCGGCTATCCGACGCCGAGTTGCTTGCCATCGTCCAGCGCGAGATTCACCCGCTTATGCAGGTCTCCGGCGCGCCTCAACTTGTCCGCATATTCCGCCACGCGCCCGGGATTCCGCAGTACTTGCTCAACCATGCCGAAAACCTTGACGCCATCGACGCAGCGGAACAACGCCACCCCGGTCTCTACTTCGCCGGCAACGCCTACCGTGGCGTCGGGCTCAATGACTGCGTTGTGTCCGCCGTTCGCGCCGTCGAACGACTCGCCGCGCACGACAAGTGA
- a CDS encoding type II toxin-antitoxin system VapC family toxin encodes MIAVFDTNIVIDALNGSPSADAEYDRYERVLVSRITWMEVLAGAQGDDSQLRDFLETLFAVIPLDLAVAETAVQLRRRYHVRLPDAIIWATAKTQNAVLVSRNTKDFKEEWGGIRVPYNV; translated from the coding sequence ATGATAGCGGTCTTTGATACAAACATAGTGATTGATGCACTGAACGGGTCGCCGTCAGCCGATGCGGAGTACGATCGCTATGAACGAGTACTTGTCAGCCGAATCACCTGGATGGAGGTCCTGGCCGGGGCGCAGGGCGACGATTCCCAATTGCGCGACTTCCTCGAAACCCTTTTTGCAGTCATTCCACTCGATCTCGCGGTCGCCGAAACGGCGGTACAATTGCGCCGCAGGTATCACGTGCGATTGCCCGACGCCATTATCTGGGCGACGGCGAAAACACAAAACGCAGTGTTGGTCTCTCGCAATACTAAGGACTTCAAAGAAGAATGGGGCGGCATACGCGTCCCTTACAATGTGTAG
- a CDS encoding DUF2281 domain-containing protein, with amino-acid sequence MKSVEQIQQQLSELPLEKQNEVLDFISFLRHQATTEQLVPGKRTLHQHPAFGSWRGRNIDSLKYQEVLRSEWERA; translated from the coding sequence ATGAAATCGGTCGAGCAAATTCAACAGCAGTTGAGCGAATTGCCGTTGGAAAAGCAGAATGAAGTACTCGACTTTATCTCATTTCTGCGACATCAAGCGACGACCGAACAACTTGTGCCCGGGAAGCGTACGCTCCATCAACACCCTGCCTTCGGATCCTGGCGTGGACGCAACATTGATTCGCTGAAATATCAAGAAGTCCTCCGCTCCGAGTGGGAACGGGCATGA
- a CDS encoding SRPBCC family protein, which yields MSLSPIYTFDPKLDLKLERVIDVPRELVWKAWTEPEHVKVWFCPKPWYVSECEIDLRQGGRFWTIMNGPEGQSFPNEGCYLEIVPNERLVWTDALLPGYRPAEKPFMTAILELEPSGNGTRYVATALHRDETSRKQHEDMGFAEGWGKALDQLVAHVKTM from the coding sequence ATGAGCCTCTCCCCCATTTACACGTTTGATCCAAAACTTGACCTGAAGCTTGAGCGGGTAATCGACGTGCCGCGCGAACTCGTGTGGAAAGCGTGGACCGAGCCGGAGCACGTGAAGGTGTGGTTCTGTCCGAAGCCGTGGTATGTGTCGGAGTGCGAGATTGACCTGCGGCAGGGCGGCAGGTTCTGGACGATTATGAATGGGCCGGAGGGGCAGTCGTTCCCGAACGAAGGATGTTACCTTGAAATCGTGCCTAACGAACGGCTCGTGTGGACAGATGCGCTGTTGCCTGGGTACCGACCCGCCGAGAAACCGTTCATGACGGCGATCCTCGAGCTTGAGCCAAGTGGCAACGGCACGCGCTACGTGGCGACGGCGCTGCACCGCGACGAGACTTCGCGCAAGCAGCACGAGGACATGGGATTCGCGGAAGGCTGGGGAAAGGCGCTGGACCAGTTGGTCGCGCACGTGAAGACGATGTGA
- a CDS encoding winged helix-turn-helix transcriptional regulator — protein sequence MSAELKSVDSVFRALSDPTRRRVLERLSRGAASVSELAGPFDMALPSFVQHLRLLEDTGLVQSTKKGRVRTYRLAPKRLKIAEDWLMRQRSLWERRLDQLDEYLLKLKEQQL from the coding sequence ATGTCCGCCGAACTGAAATCGGTCGATTCGGTCTTTCGCGCCCTGTCCGACCCGACGCGGCGGCGCGTGCTGGAACGGCTGAGCAGGGGCGCTGCATCGGTGAGCGAGTTGGCGGGGCCGTTCGACATGGCACTGCCATCGTTCGTGCAGCATTTGCGGCTGCTGGAAGATACCGGCCTGGTGCAATCCACGAAGAAGGGCCGTGTGCGGACGTATCGGCTCGCGCCGAAACGTTTGAAGATCGCGGAAGACTGGCTGATGCGGCAGCGTTCGCTGTGGGAGCGCCGTTTGGATCAGCTTGACGAGTATCTCTTGAAATTGAAGGAGCAACAGCTATGA
- a CDS encoding sigma-70 family RNA polymerase sigma factor, which produces MTYSSQDSSLTESDEALMAAVCDDSTEAFEQLVRRYESPLFNYACRMLGDRIEAEDVFQETFLRVFQHRARYRPGAPVRPWIYRIATNLCRDRLRTRKRRRLTSLESSTAEASDSWPVANTIANGNPAPDALARANELEQRLKAAIEKLPIKQRTVFLMARYQEMPYNEIARALFIPVGTVKSRMNKAVTYLLGELRDILP; this is translated from the coding sequence ATGACGTATTCTTCGCAGGACAGTAGTCTAACCGAAAGCGACGAGGCGCTGATGGCGGCGGTCTGCGACGATTCGACGGAAGCGTTCGAGCAGCTCGTGCGCCGGTACGAGTCGCCGCTCTTTAACTACGCGTGCCGCATGCTCGGCGATCGCATCGAGGCGGAGGACGTGTTTCAGGAGACATTCCTACGAGTGTTTCAACATCGCGCGCGGTACCGTCCCGGTGCGCCTGTACGCCCCTGGATATACCGTATCGCCACCAACTTGTGCCGGGATCGGCTGCGGACTCGCAAGCGTCGGAGGCTGACATCCTTGGAATCTTCCACGGCAGAAGCAAGCGACTCGTGGCCCGTGGCGAATACTATTGCGAACGGCAATCCCGCACCGGATGCGCTGGCGCGCGCCAACGAATTGGAGCAACGGCTGAAAGCGGCAATCGAAAAGCTGCCCATCAAGCAAAGGACAGTGTTTCTCATGGCTCGCTACCAAGAAATGCCATACAACGAGATTGCCCGCGCCTTGTTCATCCCCGTGGGCACCGTGAAATCGCGCATGAACAAAGCCGTCACCTACTTGCTTGGTGAGCTGCGGGACATACTGCCATGA
- a CDS encoding DUF1559 domain-containing protein, which produces MNPRDVERTRLVRGYILGTLSAADHADVERLVEHSDEWRETLESQRKAIAALQSVSAESPPPDLAASAVRRAIEADVEVRRVNRRSGFPWVPVLASAVVVCVVVSVVLPLFSRAREASRRASNQNNLKQLGIVFKMYADESKGEKYPPIAPYPDVWMFDIRSVYPEYLTDLAVLVNPELPEAEKLTEELNELAAKKPVDWERITRIAARSYTYTAWAIQDASELKPLAEARRGLDAAQLDGDIHVGGKTFYRLKDGIERFFITDINNPASSSEYQSLLPVVFDTSPRARPSGGSILYLDGHVAFEMDHPDIPSLLK; this is translated from the coding sequence ATGAATCCCCGTGACGTGGAACGCACACGCCTGGTTCGCGGTTACATTCTGGGCACGCTCTCCGCGGCGGACCATGCGGACGTGGAGCGCCTGGTCGAACATTCAGATGAATGGCGCGAAACGCTGGAATCGCAGCGGAAAGCGATCGCTGCGCTGCAGTCGGTATCGGCAGAATCGCCGCCGCCCGACTTAGCCGCATCCGCCGTCCGGCGCGCTATCGAAGCGGACGTTGAGGTCAGGCGTGTGAATCGTCGGAGCGGGTTTCCGTGGGTTCCAGTCCTGGCTAGTGCCGTGGTGGTTTGCGTAGTGGTCTCCGTTGTGTTGCCCTTGTTTTCACGGGCCCGAGAAGCATCGCGCCGTGCCAGCAATCAAAACAATCTCAAACAACTGGGAATAGTCTTCAAGATGTACGCGGACGAATCCAAAGGCGAGAAGTATCCGCCCATCGCGCCCTATCCCGATGTGTGGATGTTCGACATTCGGTCCGTGTACCCGGAGTACTTGACCGACCTCGCGGTCTTGGTGAACCCGGAATTGCCGGAAGCCGAGAAACTAACCGAGGAGCTAAACGAACTTGCTGCAAAGAAGCCGGTCGATTGGGAACGTATCACCCGAATCGCGGCAAGGAGCTACACATATACGGCATGGGCAATCCAGGACGCGTCCGAACTCAAGCCCCTCGCCGAAGCGCGCCGAGGCCTCGACGCCGCACAACTCGATGGCGACATCCACGTGGGCGGAAAAACATTCTATCGGTTGAAGGATGGCATCGAGAGGTTCTTCATAACAGACATCAACAACCCGGCATCTTCGAGCGAATATCAGTCCCTGCTCCCCGTTGTTTTTGACACGTCACCCCGTGCACGTCCATCGGGCGGAAGTATCCTATATCTCGACGGACATGTAGCGTTTGAAATGGATCACCCGGATATTCCATCCCTCCTGAAATGA
- a CDS encoding DUF1559 domain-containing protein: MRARIPGSKTRIVELAAILVVVFATILICLPMFSRAREASRRASCQNNLKQIGIVLRMYASESRGEFLPPLSPIIDNWMFDLRLVYPEYLADLNVLVCPQSPFSKPGLFDSARQTGSRSMDPECVSSLFYIYTGYAIFSDEQAKGLFDAYMIAPHSVIAGNILEVLVPVWPDSTRITGSPGYSGIPVVWDRVPLGEDEFSHTPAGINVLHFDGHVEFIKYSHYNSSNYFPATRAGAETFGSVMPVLPAHCIGFWR, from the coding sequence ATGCGAGCGCGAATCCCTGGGTCGAAGACTCGAATCGTGGAACTCGCCGCCATCCTCGTTGTTGTGTTCGCCACGATCCTGATTTGTCTTCCAATGTTCTCCCGCGCACGCGAGGCATCACGTCGAGCCAGTTGCCAGAACAATCTGAAACAGATCGGGATTGTCCTCAGGATGTATGCATCCGAAAGTCGCGGTGAATTTCTGCCCCCGCTGAGCCCAATCATCGACAATTGGATGTTCGATCTCCGATTAGTCTATCCCGAGTACTTGGCCGATCTAAACGTCCTCGTCTGCCCACAAAGTCCGTTTTCAAAGCCCGGCCTCTTTGATTCGGCGCGCCAGACCGGCAGCAGATCGATGGACCCGGAATGCGTCTCCTCGCTTTTCTATATCTACACGGGGTACGCAATCTTCTCCGATGAGCAAGCAAAGGGGTTATTCGACGCATACATGATCGCCCCGCATTCCGTAATAGCGGGAAACATCCTGGAGGTGTTGGTCCCCGTCTGGCCGGATTCGACGCGCATCACCGGCTCGCCAGGTTACAGCGGAATCCCCGTTGTCTGGGACCGCGTACCGCTCGGCGAAGACGAGTTTTCCCATACTCCGGCCGGCATAAACGTCTTGCATTTCGATGGCCACGTCGAGTTCATAAAGTACAGCCACTACAACTCGTCCAACTATTTTCCCGCCACCCGCGCGGGCGCGGAAACATTCGGGAGTGTAATGCCAGTCCTTCCCGCGCACTGCATCGGATTCTGGCGTTAG
- a CDS encoding PspC domain-containing protein: protein MTTAQRPRVGRKEGTTMGYSYGYGRTGLYRSRDGVFFGVCRGIAEYFDISVFWTRVIVVVTFVLTGFFPIVLLYILAALLMKPEPRCRY, encoded by the coding sequence ATGACGACGGCCCAACGGCCGCGCGTGGGACGAAAGGAAGGAACGACGATGGGATATTCATACGGGTACGGACGTACGGGCTTATACCGTTCGCGCGACGGCGTGTTCTTCGGCGTGTGCCGCGGCATCGCGGAATACTTTGACATATCGGTGTTCTGGACGCGCGTGATCGTGGTCGTCACGTTCGTGCTGACTGGTTTTTTCCCGATTGTGCTGCTGTACATTCTGGCAGCGCTGTTGATGAAACCCGAACCGCGTTGCAGGTATTAA
- a CDS encoding PspA/IM30 family protein produces the protein MGIFTRARDIISSNINAMLDQAEDPEKIVNLMVREMEDTLIELKASCAGAKAAKRRIEQDREAAVKQVADWSARAQRAVDKGRDDLAREALIEKRRQVEHVDALDREHAQCSGVIDQYNEDMKLLEEKLNAAREKQRVLVQRHIHAVHKRRAQGDIRRMETSDVFARFDDVEYRIERLEAEADLAGPPPLPGLSEAIDALDDDDEIEQELRKLKGASVR, from the coding sequence ATGGGTATCTTCACACGGGCGCGCGACATTATCAGCTCGAACATCAACGCGATGCTGGACCAAGCCGAGGACCCGGAAAAGATCGTGAACCTGATGGTGCGCGAGATGGAAGACACGCTCATCGAATTGAAGGCGTCGTGCGCGGGCGCGAAGGCCGCGAAACGGCGCATCGAACAAGACCGCGAGGCGGCGGTGAAGCAGGTCGCCGATTGGTCGGCCCGCGCGCAGCGCGCGGTCGACAAGGGCCGCGACGATTTGGCGCGCGAGGCGCTGATCGAGAAGCGCCGTCAGGTGGAGCACGTTGATGCGCTCGATCGCGAGCACGCGCAGTGCTCCGGCGTGATTGACCAGTACAACGAGGATATGAAGCTGCTTGAAGAGAAGTTGAACGCGGCGCGCGAGAAACAGCGCGTGCTGGTGCAGCGGCACATCCACGCGGTGCACAAGCGCCGCGCACAGGGTGACATTCGACGCATGGAAACGTCGGACGTGTTCGCACGGTTCGACGACGTCGAGTATCGCATCGAGCGGCTGGAAGCGGAGGCGGACCTTGCGGGACCACCGCCGTTGCCGGGTCTGAGCGAGGCGATCGACGCGCTTGATGACGACGACGAAATCGAACAGGAACTGCGCAAGCTCAAGGGCGCCTCGGTACGGTAG
- a CDS encoding PilZ domain-containing protein: MNQLTTNRERRRAKRVSCAAAVRYQLGREIGGHATLADVDHGGIGVLVSHPLREGQRVMLEVDEPKRGDGTVELKGRVAWCEKCADGYRAGIRVYHDEGDARVALCALMCAALKQQAAVADLRNRHFIYAEWKLVSLAANEEPHWIWKKRERLTGAMRNVLALGY; encoded by the coding sequence ATGAACCAGTTGACCACGAATCGGGAACGCCGGCGCGCGAAGCGGGTGTCCTGCGCCGCAGCAGTCCGGTACCAGTTGGGCCGTGAAATCGGCGGTCACGCGACGCTCGCGGATGTCGATCACGGAGGAATCGGAGTACTGGTCTCGCACCCGTTGCGGGAAGGCCAGCGCGTGATGCTCGAAGTCGACGAACCGAAACGCGGCGACGGCACGGTGGAACTGAAGGGCCGAGTCGCGTGGTGCGAGAAGTGTGCGGATGGATATCGCGCAGGCATCCGCGTGTATCACGACGAAGGCGACGCGCGCGTGGCGTTGTGCGCGCTGATGTGCGCGGCGCTGAAGCAGCAGGCGGCCGTCGCCGATTTGCGCAACCGGCACTTTATCTATGCGGAGTGGAAGCTTGTCTCGCTCGCCGCAAACGAGGAGCCGCACTGGATTTGGAAGAAGCGCGAGCGCCTTACCGGCGCGATGCGAAACGTGCTGGCGCTGGGTTACTAA
- the pspF gene encoding phage shock protein operon transcriptional activator, which produces MAGPRETPPPASRATQAPQEALGQSEIFLGFQEQLSRVARVDRPVLLIGERGTGKELAASRLHFLSPRWQEPFVALNCAALASTLIESELFGHEEGAFTGAGRRRSGRFEAANQGTLFLDEIGNIPIETQEKILRVVEYGSFERVGSSRSIQVDARIIGATNMNLAEMAELGHFMRDLLDRLSFEVLFIPPMRERREDIMLLANHFAARMAYELNRGDVPQFTDRAVAKLENHDWPGNVRELKNVVERAVYRSDDAIITDVEIVFDPFCSPFNVKQQRTFAPAAQSSSSIVAQPAAAPALDTLLEGKTYDEAIRDVELTMLRSALERARFNQRKAADLLGLTYHQFRGLYRKYTDDLGE; this is translated from the coding sequence ATGGCCGGACCCCGCGAGACGCCCCCGCCCGCCTCACGCGCAACACAAGCCCCGCAGGAAGCGCTGGGCCAATCCGAGATATTCCTTGGATTTCAGGAACAGCTCTCTCGCGTGGCCCGCGTGGACAGGCCCGTCCTCCTTATCGGGGAACGCGGCACCGGCAAGGAACTGGCCGCGTCCCGCTTGCACTTTCTGTCGCCGCGGTGGCAGGAACCCTTCGTTGCGCTGAACTGCGCCGCGCTCGCATCCACGCTGATCGAGTCCGAACTGTTCGGACACGAGGAGGGAGCATTCACCGGCGCGGGCCGCCGCCGCTCGGGCCGTTTCGAGGCGGCGAACCAGGGAACGCTGTTCCTCGATGAAATCGGCAATATCCCCATCGAGACGCAAGAGAAGATACTGCGCGTGGTCGAATACGGCAGTTTCGAGCGCGTGGGCAGTTCGCGCTCGATTCAGGTGGACGCCCGCATCATCGGCGCAACGAATATGAACCTGGCCGAGATGGCCGAACTCGGCCACTTCATGCGCGACCTGCTCGATCGCCTCTCGTTTGAGGTGCTTTTCATTCCGCCAATGCGCGAGCGCCGGGAGGACATCATGCTCCTCGCGAACCATTTCGCGGCGCGTATGGCCTATGAGTTGAATCGCGGCGATGTGCCCCAGTTCACGGATCGCGCCGTCGCCAAACTCGAGAACCACGACTGGCCGGGCAACGTACGCGAATTGAAGAATGTCGTCGAACGCGCGGTCTACCGCTCCGACGACGCAATAATCACCGACGTGGAAATCGTTTTCGATCCGTTTTGTTCGCCGTTCAATGTGAAACAACAACGGACCTTTGCACCTGCGGCGCAATCGTCGTCTTCGATCGTCGCGCAACCCGCCGCCGCGCCGGCCCTCGACACGTTGCTCGAGGGGAAAACGTACGACGAGGCCATTCGCGACGTGGAACTGACGATGCTGCGTTCCGCGCTCGAGCGCGCGCGCTTCAACCAGCGCAAAGCCGCCGACCTGCTCGGCCTGACCTACCACCAGTTCCGCGGCCTATACAGAAAATACACCGACGATCTCGGCGAATAG
- a CDS encoding alpha/beta hydrolase: MKKRIVLFLIGSFIAFVARGNEIAELVKGAPEVPPGYTDYKEVQKAVLSGQVKLIKPPKELPASIAVTKDIEYGKGGDKPLLLDLYAPKELAKPVPALVFIHGGGWQMGDKKDYEVYCIDYAAKGYVCVTINYRLRQDALFPAAVEDCKAAVRWMRANAAKFGADPEKIAAIGGSAGGHLSMMVGYCDDPAMEGSGGNPEQSSRVQVVVNFYGVPDLTGELAKEAPEAINFLGKKQDEDFALYAKASPLTFLDRSDPPTLSFHGTIDELVPFVETDRLHANLDALGIPNAYDKIEGWPHTMDAAVEINKHCQYVIDRFLEKYLPLPK; encoded by the coding sequence ATGAAGAAACGGATCGTGCTATTTCTAATTGGGTCGTTCATTGCGTTCGTTGCGCGCGGCAATGAGATTGCGGAACTTGTGAAGGGCGCTCCGGAGGTCCCGCCGGGGTATACGGATTACAAGGAAGTCCAGAAGGCGGTGCTATCGGGACAAGTGAAGCTGATCAAACCGCCCAAGGAATTGCCGGCGTCGATCGCGGTCACGAAGGACATCGAGTACGGCAAAGGCGGCGACAAACCGTTGCTGCTCGATCTGTACGCGCCGAAGGAACTCGCGAAGCCGGTACCCGCGCTTGTCTTCATTCACGGTGGCGGCTGGCAGATGGGCGATAAGAAGGACTACGAGGTCTATTGCATCGATTACGCGGCGAAGGGTTACGTTTGCGTGACGATAAATTACCGCTTGCGGCAGGACGCCCTTTTCCCCGCTGCCGTCGAGGACTGCAAGGCGGCTGTGCGTTGGATGCGCGCGAACGCCGCGAAGTTCGGCGCAGACCCGGAGAAAATAGCGGCAATTGGCGGGTCGGCGGGCGGACATCTCTCGATGATGGTGGGGTATTGCGACGATCCGGCGATGGAAGGCAGTGGCGGCAATCCGGAGCAGAGCAGCAGGGTGCAGGTCGTGGTGAACTTTTATGGTGTGCCCGATCTAACCGGCGAACTGGCGAAAGAAGCGCCCGAGGCGATCAACTTCCTGGGCAAGAAGCAAGACGAAGATTTTGCGCTGTATGCCAAGGCATCGCCCCTGACATTTCTGGACAGGAGCGACCCGCCCACGTTGAGTTTCCACGGCACGATCGACGAATTGGTCCCATTCGTGGAGACCGACCGGCTCCACGCCAATCTAGACGCGTTGGGAATCCCGAATGCGTATGACAAGATCGAGGGGTGGCCCCACACGATGGACGCGGCGGTCGAGATTAACAAGCATTGTCAGTACGTGATCGATCGGTTCCTGGAGAAATATCTGCCGCTGCCGAAGTGA
- a CDS encoding antitoxin produces the protein MRTTVTLDPDVERLLKDAMHRTRRSFKETLNDAVRTGLRVSEPQRERKPFKVEARPMGLRPGIDPAGFNKLVDELEVEDFIAELKRTEST, from the coding sequence ATGAGAACTACCGTCACACTCGATCCTGATGTGGAGCGCTTGCTCAAAGACGCGATGCATCGTACCCGGCGCTCGTTTAAGGAGACGTTGAACGACGCCGTGCGCACGGGGCTTCGTGTTTCTGAACCCCAGCGGGAACGCAAGCCCTTTAAGGTTGAGGCGCGGCCCATGGGATTGCGTCCGGGCATCGATCCCGCGGGTTTCAATAAGCTCGTTGATGAGCTTGAGGTCGAGGACTTTATCGCGGAATTGAAGCGAACCGAATCGACGTGA
- a CDS encoding type II toxin-antitoxin system VapC family toxin yields MIIPDLNVLIYAHDQNSPHHTKAKAWWENCLSGSEPVGLPLLVLFGFMRIATNPHLFSHAMTPTEAARTVRSWLEVACLQVIEPDPRHIERVLTLLEEIGTAGDLVTDAQIAALAIQYGAIVHTADADFLRFAKVRWLNPLTGVGN; encoded by the coding sequence GTGATCATACCCGATCTCAACGTGCTCATCTACGCCCACGATCAGAATTCGCCCCACCACACGAAGGCGAAGGCGTGGTGGGAGAATTGTCTCTCGGGGTCTGAGCCCGTAGGTTTACCTTTGCTCGTGCTATTCGGGTTCATGCGTATCGCCACGAATCCGCACTTATTCAGCCACGCGATGACGCCAACCGAGGCTGCCAGGACTGTCCGATCATGGCTCGAGGTTGCGTGCCTGCAAGTAATTGAACCCGATCCGCGGCACATTGAGCGCGTACTAACCCTGCTCGAAGAAATCGGGACGGCTGGGGACCTGGTCACCGACGCCCAGATCGCGGCGCTTGCCATCCAGTATGGCGCCATCGTCCATACCGCGGATGCCGACTTCCTGCGCTTTGCGAAGGTGCGCTGGCTGAACCCGCTCACGGGAGTGGGCAACTGA